From Parus major isolate Abel chromosome 1A, Parus_major1.1, whole genome shotgun sequence, the proteins below share one genomic window:
- the APAF1 gene encoding apoptotic protease-activating factor 1 isoform X1 — protein MKMKIMRERNAFIFQTIKSLVVARCSAGKQNWRSVILGSCFLHESKLLRNMDVKSRNYLLMNRQALENDIKTSYIMDRMIADEVLTLQEEERVKQQNTRKERAAMLINIILTKDNNSYRSFYNALLHEGYRDLAALLQDGIPAVSSGNRKSSMDGMTSYVKTILCEGGVPQRPVVFVTRPKLVDAIKKKLYCLGSDPGWVTVYGMAGCGKTVLTAEALRDPQLLEDYFPGGVHWISVGKQDKAGLLIKLQNLCSRLEHESTLSQRPPLNIEEAKDRLRLLMLRKYPRSLLVLDDIWDSWVLKAFDNQCQVLITSRDRSVTDAVAGIKYEVHVESGLAHEKGLEILSLFVNMKISELPEQANCLVRECKGSPLVISLIGALLRDFPSRWEYYLRQLQNKQFKRIRKSSSYDYEALDEAMSISVEQLDDNYKDYYKDLSILPKDVKVPTKVLCILWDMETEEVEDILQEFVNKSLLFCDRNGKSFHYYLHDLQLDFLTEKNRNQLQELHKNIVNQYKKYYKLNTPVLSQEDCMYWYNFLAYHMAGAQMQQELHDLMFSLDWIKAKTELVGPAHLIHEYVEYSSILDQKDSTVRENFQEFLSLNGHLLGRQPFPDIIQLGLCQPETSEVYQQAKLHAQRETGTFYLEWINKRSLKNLYRLVVRPHRDAVYHACFSKDRQRIASCGADKTLQVFKAESGERLLEINAHDDEILCCAFSADGEFVATCSSDKKVKVWNSRTGQCRCVYEEHSEQVNCCQFNNKSGQYLLATCSSDTYIKIWDLNKKYCRNTMIGHENSVNHCRFSPDDEYVASCSTDGTVKLWEARSGNELKSIEIKDFFRNADEQSDDVEVLVKCCSWSRNGNMLLVVAKNKLLLFDINTCGLLTQVIVSHHSTIQYCDFCPGDELVAVALSHCSVELWNIKSLSKVAYCRGHMSWVHCVTFSPDGSLFLTSSDDQTIRIWETKKVCKSSDAVLKSELDVVFYNGEVMILAIYNQKNLQLINGNTDNVIMQTAAQESPISCCCLSEDLKFAAFGQENGTIKVLELSDGKVLKSWEAYRTSVQHCRFTPDCQTLISSAHDSVIQVWNWQLSECVFLRGHKEAIKDFRLLEDSKLLSWSFDGTVKVWNVTTGNPERDFACHGGAVLSCAVSPDGSKFSSASADKTAKIWSFESSSALHELKGHEACVRCCTFSPNNKLLATGDDKGEIRIWDVLTGALLHFCSPVTVDEGEPTHGGWVTDLSFSPDNKMLVSSGGYLKWWNVTTGESLQTFYTNGTNLKSIHVSPNFKVYVTVDNLGILYVLQKF, from the exons atgaagatgaaaataatgAGGGAGAggaatgcttttattttccaaacaatCAAGAGTCTAGTAGTTGCAAGATGTTCAG CAGGAAAGCAAAACTGGAGATCTGTCATTCTTGGGTCCTGCTTTCTTCATGAAAGCAAACTCTTAAG AAATATGGATGTCAAAAGTAGAAACTATTTGCTGATGAATCgtcaagcactggaaaatgACATCAAGACTTCTTATATCATGGATCGTATGATTGCTGATGAAGTGCTAACATtacaggaggaggagagagtgAAGCAGCAG aatacACGGAAGGAGCGAGCAGCTATGCTAATAAACATTATTCTTACAAAAGATAATAATTCATATAGATCCTTTTATAATGCACTGCTCCATGAAGGGTACAGAGATCTTGCTGCACTTCTCCAGGACGGCATCCCTGCTGTCTCATCTGGTAACAGAAAGAGTTCAATGGATGGAATGACTTCTTATG TGAAGACCATTCTCTGCGAAGGGGGTGTGCCACAGAGACCAGTTGTGTTTGTCACTCGACCAAAGCTCGTAGAtgctattaaaaagaaactgtaCTGCTTGGGAAGTGATCCAGGCTGGGTCACGGTTTATGGAATGGCAGGCTGTGGGAAGACTGTTTTGACAGCAGAAGCTTTAAGGGATCCTCAGCTCTTGGAAG ATTACTTTCCAGGAGGAGTTCACTGGATCTCTGTTGGGAAACAGGACAAAGCAGGGCTCCTCATAAAACTTCAGAATCTCTGTAGTAGATTGGAACATGAGTCCACTCTTTCACAAAGACCACCACTTAACATTGAGGAGGCTAAAGATCGTCTTCGTTTGCTGATGTTACGCAAATACCCCAG GTCTCTTTTGGTCCTGGATGACATTTGGGATTCCTGGGTGTTAAAAGCATTCGATAATCAATGTCAGGTACTCATCACGAGCAGGGACAGGAGTGTAACAGATGCTGTGGCTG GCATTAAATACGAGGTTCATGTGGAAAGTGGGCTAGCACATGAGAAAGGACTGGAGATTTTATCCCTATTTGTGAATATGAAAATATCAGAGCTTCCAGAACAAGCTAACTGTCTTGTAAGAGAATGCAAAG gTTCTCCTCTTGTGATATCCTTGATAGGTGCATTACTACGAGACTTCCCTAGCCGCTGGGAATACTAtctcaggcagctgcagaataAGCAgtttaaaagaataagaaaatctTCCTCGTATGATTACGAAGCCCTTGATGAAGCAATGTCCATAAGTGTTGAGCAACTGGATGACAATTACAAAGACTACTATAAAGACCTCTCTATCCTCCCAAAAGATGTTAAAGTACCTACTAAG gtTCTCTGTATTCTTTGGGATATGGAAACTGAAGAGGTTGAAGATATACTACAGGAATTTGTTAACAAATCACTGTTGTTCTGTGATCGGAATGGGAAGTCATTCCATTATTATTTACATGATCTTCAGCTTGACTTTCTCACAGAGAAGAATCGCAACCAGCTTCAG GAGCTACATAAAAACATAGTAAATCAGTACAAGAAATACTACAAGCTTAATACACCTGTTCTGTCTCAAGAGGATTGCATGTATTGGTATAACTTCCTAGCATATCACATGGCAGGTGCCCAAATGCAACAG GAGCTCCATGATCTTATGTTTTCTTTGGATTGGATTAAAGCTAAAACAGAATTGGTAGGGCCTGCTCATCTGATTCATGAATATGTAGAATATAGTTCAATCCTGGATCAAAAG GATAGCACAGTGCGTGAGAATTTCCAGgaatttctgtctttaaatgGGCACCTTCTTGGACGGCAGCCGTTTCCTGACATCATTCAGCTGGGTCTTTGCCAGCCAGAGACGTCAGAGGTGTATCAACAGGCCAAGCTGCATGCCCAAAGGGAaacaggaacattttatttagaGTGGAT AAATAAAAGATCCTTGAAAAATCTCTACCGTCTGGTTGTTCGTCCACACAGAGATGCAGTTTACCATGCCTGCTTTTCTAAGGATAGACAAAGAATAGCATCATGTGGAGCTGATAAAACACTTCAG GTGTTTAAAGCAGAAAGTGGAGAGAGACTCCTGGAGATAAATGCCCACGATGATGAAATACTCTGTTGCGCTTTTTCTGCAGATGGTGAATTTGTAGCAACTTGTTCGAGTGATAAAAAAGTGAAG GTCTGGAATTCAAGAACAGGCCAGTGTAGGTGTGTATACGAAGAACACTCCGAGCAGGTCAACTGCTGCCAGTTCAATAACAAAAGTGGTCAGTACCTTCTGGCCACCTGCTCCAGTGACACTTACATCAAA ATTTgggatttaaataaaaaatactgtagaaaTACGATGATAGGTCATGAAAATTCTGTCAATCACTGCAGATTTTCACCAGATGATGAATATGTTGCTAGCTGCTCAACAGATGGAACAGTAAAG CTTTGGGAAGCACGCTCAGGAAATGAACTGAAAAGTATTGAGATAAAagatttcttcagaaatgcagaTGAGCAATCAGATGATGTGGAGGTTTTAGTAAAATGCTGCTCTTGGTCCAGAAATGGTAACATGCTTTTGGTGGTAGCCAAAAACAAGCTTTTG CTTTTTGATATCAACACCTGTGGTTTGTTAACTCAAGTCATTGTCAGCCATCACAGCACAATCCAATACTGTGACTTCTGTCCTGGGGATGAGTTAGTAGCAGTTGCTTTGTCTCACTGCTCTGTTGAG CTGTGGAATATTAAGTCTTTATCAAAAGTGGCATATTGCAGAGGACACATGAGCTGGGTTCACTGTGTGACATTTTCACCAGATGGATCTTTATTTCTGACTTCATCTGATGACCAGACAATACGT ATCTGGGAAACAAAGAAGGTGTGCAAATCTTCTGATGCTGTGCTGAAAAGTGAACTAGATGTTGTATTTTACAATGGTGAAGTGATGATTTTAGCCATCTACAATCAGAAGAATTTACAA CTTATCAATGGAAATACAGACAATGTTATTATGCAGACAGCAGCCCAAGAGTCTCCCATTTCCTGCTGTTGCTTAAGTGAAGATCTTAAATTTGCAGCTTTTGGGCAGGAGAATGGAACAATAAAG GTACTGGAGTTGTCAGATGGGAAAGTTCTGAAGTCCTGGGAGGCCTACAGGACATCGGTGCAGCATTGTCGATTTACACCTGATTGTCAGACTCTCATCTCGAGTGCTCATGATTCAGTTATACAG GTATGGAATTGGCAGTTGAGTGAGTGTGTGTTTCTAAGAGGGCACAAGGAAGCAATCAAGGATTTCAGACTTCTGGAAGATTCCAAACTTCTCTCTTGGTCGTTCGATGGAACCGTTAAG GTTTGGAATGTCACTACTGGAAATCCAGAAAGAGATTTTGCTTGTCACGGAGGTGCTgttctttcctgtgctgtttcACCTGATGGTAGTAAATTTTCATCTGCTTCTGCTGACAAAACTGCAAAG ATATGGAGCTTTGAAAGTTCATCTGCTCTTCATGAACTGAAAGGCCATGAAGCCTGTGTGCGGTGCTGTACTTTCTCTCCTAATAACAAACTGTTGGCCACTGGAGATGACAAAGGAGAAATAAGG aTTTGGGATGTTTTAACTGGTGCATTACTTCACTTCTGCTCCCCAGTTACTGTAGATGAAGGAGAACCAACACATGGGGGTTGGGTAACAGacctctccttttctcctgacAATAAAATGCTTGTGTCATCTGGAGGCTATCTTAAG tgGTGGAATGTAACTACTGGAGAATCCTTACAAACCTTCTACACAAATGGAACAAACCTCAAGTCAATACATGTGTCCCCTAATTTCAAAGTATATGTGACTGTTGATAATCTTGGTATTCTTTATGTATTACAGAAGTTCTGA
- the APAF1 gene encoding apoptotic protease-activating factor 1 isoform X2: MKMKIMRERNAFIFQTIKSLVVARCSAGKQNWRSVILGSCFLHESKLLRNMDVKSRNYLLMNRQALENDIKTSYIMDRMIADEVLTLQEEERVKQQNTRKERAAMLINIILTKDNNSYRSFYNALLHEGYRDLAALLQDGIPAVSSGNRKSSMDGMTSYVKTILCEGGVPQRPVVFVTRPKLVDAIKKKLYCLGSDPGWVTVYGMAGCGKTVLTAEALRDPQLLEDYFPGGVHWISVGKQDKAGLLIKLQNLCSRLEHESTLSQRPPLNIEEAKDRLRLLMLRKYPRSLLVLDDIWDSWVLKAFDNQCQVLITSRDRSVTDAVAGIKYEVHVESGLAHEKGLEILSLFVNMKISELPEQANCLVRECKGSPLVISLIGALLRDFPSRWEYYLRQLQNKQFKRIRKSSSYDYEALDEAMSISVEQLDDNYKDYYKDLSILPKDVKVPTKVLCILWDMETEEVEDILQEFVNKSLLFCDRNGKSFHYYLHDLQLDFLTEKNRNQLQELHKNIVNQYKKYYKLNTPVLSQEDCMYWYNFLAYHMAGAQMQQELHDLMFSLDWIKAKTELVGPAHLIHEYVEYSSILDQKDSTVRENFQEFLSLNGHLLGRQPFPDIIQLGLCQPETSEVYQQAKLHAQRETGTFYLEWINKRSLKNLYRLVVRPHRDAVYHACFSKDRQRIASCGADKTLQVFKAESGERLLEINAHDDEILCCAFSADGEFVATCSSDKKVKVWNSRTGQCRCVYEEHSEQVNCCQFNNKSGQYLLATCSSDTYIKLWEARSGNELKSIEIKDFFRNADEQSDDVEVLVKCCSWSRNGNMLLVVAKNKLLLFDINTCGLLTQVIVSHHSTIQYCDFCPGDELVAVALSHCSVELWNIKSLSKVAYCRGHMSWVHCVTFSPDGSLFLTSSDDQTIRIWETKKVCKSSDAVLKSELDVVFYNGEVMILAIYNQKNLQLINGNTDNVIMQTAAQESPISCCCLSEDLKFAAFGQENGTIKVLELSDGKVLKSWEAYRTSVQHCRFTPDCQTLISSAHDSVIQVWNWQLSECVFLRGHKEAIKDFRLLEDSKLLSWSFDGTVKVWNVTTGNPERDFACHGGAVLSCAVSPDGSKFSSASADKTAKIWSFESSSALHELKGHEACVRCCTFSPNNKLLATGDDKGEIRIWDVLTGALLHFCSPVTVDEGEPTHGGWVTDLSFSPDNKMLVSSGGYLKWWNVTTGESLQTFYTNGTNLKSIHVSPNFKVYVTVDNLGILYVLQKF, encoded by the exons atgaagatgaaaataatgAGGGAGAggaatgcttttattttccaaacaatCAAGAGTCTAGTAGTTGCAAGATGTTCAG CAGGAAAGCAAAACTGGAGATCTGTCATTCTTGGGTCCTGCTTTCTTCATGAAAGCAAACTCTTAAG AAATATGGATGTCAAAAGTAGAAACTATTTGCTGATGAATCgtcaagcactggaaaatgACATCAAGACTTCTTATATCATGGATCGTATGATTGCTGATGAAGTGCTAACATtacaggaggaggagagagtgAAGCAGCAG aatacACGGAAGGAGCGAGCAGCTATGCTAATAAACATTATTCTTACAAAAGATAATAATTCATATAGATCCTTTTATAATGCACTGCTCCATGAAGGGTACAGAGATCTTGCTGCACTTCTCCAGGACGGCATCCCTGCTGTCTCATCTGGTAACAGAAAGAGTTCAATGGATGGAATGACTTCTTATG TGAAGACCATTCTCTGCGAAGGGGGTGTGCCACAGAGACCAGTTGTGTTTGTCACTCGACCAAAGCTCGTAGAtgctattaaaaagaaactgtaCTGCTTGGGAAGTGATCCAGGCTGGGTCACGGTTTATGGAATGGCAGGCTGTGGGAAGACTGTTTTGACAGCAGAAGCTTTAAGGGATCCTCAGCTCTTGGAAG ATTACTTTCCAGGAGGAGTTCACTGGATCTCTGTTGGGAAACAGGACAAAGCAGGGCTCCTCATAAAACTTCAGAATCTCTGTAGTAGATTGGAACATGAGTCCACTCTTTCACAAAGACCACCACTTAACATTGAGGAGGCTAAAGATCGTCTTCGTTTGCTGATGTTACGCAAATACCCCAG GTCTCTTTTGGTCCTGGATGACATTTGGGATTCCTGGGTGTTAAAAGCATTCGATAATCAATGTCAGGTACTCATCACGAGCAGGGACAGGAGTGTAACAGATGCTGTGGCTG GCATTAAATACGAGGTTCATGTGGAAAGTGGGCTAGCACATGAGAAAGGACTGGAGATTTTATCCCTATTTGTGAATATGAAAATATCAGAGCTTCCAGAACAAGCTAACTGTCTTGTAAGAGAATGCAAAG gTTCTCCTCTTGTGATATCCTTGATAGGTGCATTACTACGAGACTTCCCTAGCCGCTGGGAATACTAtctcaggcagctgcagaataAGCAgtttaaaagaataagaaaatctTCCTCGTATGATTACGAAGCCCTTGATGAAGCAATGTCCATAAGTGTTGAGCAACTGGATGACAATTACAAAGACTACTATAAAGACCTCTCTATCCTCCCAAAAGATGTTAAAGTACCTACTAAG gtTCTCTGTATTCTTTGGGATATGGAAACTGAAGAGGTTGAAGATATACTACAGGAATTTGTTAACAAATCACTGTTGTTCTGTGATCGGAATGGGAAGTCATTCCATTATTATTTACATGATCTTCAGCTTGACTTTCTCACAGAGAAGAATCGCAACCAGCTTCAG GAGCTACATAAAAACATAGTAAATCAGTACAAGAAATACTACAAGCTTAATACACCTGTTCTGTCTCAAGAGGATTGCATGTATTGGTATAACTTCCTAGCATATCACATGGCAGGTGCCCAAATGCAACAG GAGCTCCATGATCTTATGTTTTCTTTGGATTGGATTAAAGCTAAAACAGAATTGGTAGGGCCTGCTCATCTGATTCATGAATATGTAGAATATAGTTCAATCCTGGATCAAAAG GATAGCACAGTGCGTGAGAATTTCCAGgaatttctgtctttaaatgGGCACCTTCTTGGACGGCAGCCGTTTCCTGACATCATTCAGCTGGGTCTTTGCCAGCCAGAGACGTCAGAGGTGTATCAACAGGCCAAGCTGCATGCCCAAAGGGAaacaggaacattttatttagaGTGGAT AAATAAAAGATCCTTGAAAAATCTCTACCGTCTGGTTGTTCGTCCACACAGAGATGCAGTTTACCATGCCTGCTTTTCTAAGGATAGACAAAGAATAGCATCATGTGGAGCTGATAAAACACTTCAG GTGTTTAAAGCAGAAAGTGGAGAGAGACTCCTGGAGATAAATGCCCACGATGATGAAATACTCTGTTGCGCTTTTTCTGCAGATGGTGAATTTGTAGCAACTTGTTCGAGTGATAAAAAAGTGAAG GTCTGGAATTCAAGAACAGGCCAGTGTAGGTGTGTATACGAAGAACACTCCGAGCAGGTCAACTGCTGCCAGTTCAATAACAAAAGTGGTCAGTACCTTCTGGCCACCTGCTCCAGTGACACTTACATCAAA CTTTGGGAAGCACGCTCAGGAAATGAACTGAAAAGTATTGAGATAAAagatttcttcagaaatgcagaTGAGCAATCAGATGATGTGGAGGTTTTAGTAAAATGCTGCTCTTGGTCCAGAAATGGTAACATGCTTTTGGTGGTAGCCAAAAACAAGCTTTTG CTTTTTGATATCAACACCTGTGGTTTGTTAACTCAAGTCATTGTCAGCCATCACAGCACAATCCAATACTGTGACTTCTGTCCTGGGGATGAGTTAGTAGCAGTTGCTTTGTCTCACTGCTCTGTTGAG CTGTGGAATATTAAGTCTTTATCAAAAGTGGCATATTGCAGAGGACACATGAGCTGGGTTCACTGTGTGACATTTTCACCAGATGGATCTTTATTTCTGACTTCATCTGATGACCAGACAATACGT ATCTGGGAAACAAAGAAGGTGTGCAAATCTTCTGATGCTGTGCTGAAAAGTGAACTAGATGTTGTATTTTACAATGGTGAAGTGATGATTTTAGCCATCTACAATCAGAAGAATTTACAA CTTATCAATGGAAATACAGACAATGTTATTATGCAGACAGCAGCCCAAGAGTCTCCCATTTCCTGCTGTTGCTTAAGTGAAGATCTTAAATTTGCAGCTTTTGGGCAGGAGAATGGAACAATAAAG GTACTGGAGTTGTCAGATGGGAAAGTTCTGAAGTCCTGGGAGGCCTACAGGACATCGGTGCAGCATTGTCGATTTACACCTGATTGTCAGACTCTCATCTCGAGTGCTCATGATTCAGTTATACAG GTATGGAATTGGCAGTTGAGTGAGTGTGTGTTTCTAAGAGGGCACAAGGAAGCAATCAAGGATTTCAGACTTCTGGAAGATTCCAAACTTCTCTCTTGGTCGTTCGATGGAACCGTTAAG GTTTGGAATGTCACTACTGGAAATCCAGAAAGAGATTTTGCTTGTCACGGAGGTGCTgttctttcctgtgctgtttcACCTGATGGTAGTAAATTTTCATCTGCTTCTGCTGACAAAACTGCAAAG ATATGGAGCTTTGAAAGTTCATCTGCTCTTCATGAACTGAAAGGCCATGAAGCCTGTGTGCGGTGCTGTACTTTCTCTCCTAATAACAAACTGTTGGCCACTGGAGATGACAAAGGAGAAATAAGG aTTTGGGATGTTTTAACTGGTGCATTACTTCACTTCTGCTCCCCAGTTACTGTAGATGAAGGAGAACCAACACATGGGGGTTGGGTAACAGacctctccttttctcctgacAATAAAATGCTTGTGTCATCTGGAGGCTATCTTAAG tgGTGGAATGTAACTACTGGAGAATCCTTACAAACCTTCTACACAAATGGAACAAACCTCAAGTCAATACATGTGTCCCCTAATTTCAAAGTATATGTGACTGTTGATAATCTTGGTATTCTTTATGTATTACAGAAGTTCTGA
- the APAF1 gene encoding apoptotic protease-activating factor 1 isoform X7, translated as MKMKIMRERNAFIFQTIKSLVVARCSAGKQNWRSVILGSCFLHESKLLRNMDVKSRNYLLMNRQALENDIKTSYIMDRMIADEVLTLQEEERVKQQNTRKERAAMLINIILTKDNNSYRSFYNALLHEGYRDLAALLQDGIPAVSSGNRKSSMDGMTSYVKTILCEGGVPQRPVVFVTRPKLVDAIKKKLYCLGSDPGWVTVYGMAGCGKTVLTAEALRDPQLLEDYFPGGVHWISVGKQDKAGLLIKLQNLCSRLEHESTLSQRPPLNIEEAKDRLRLLMLRKYPRSLLVLDDIWDSWVLKAFDNQCQVLITSRDRSVTDAVAGIKYEVHVESGLAHEKGLEILSLFVNMKISELPEQANCLVRECKGSPLVISLIGALLRDFPSRWEYYLRQLQNKQFKRIRKSSSYDYEALDEAMSISVEQLDDNYKDYYKDLSILPKDVKVPTKVLCILWDMETEEVEDILQEFVNKSLLFCDRNGKSFHYYLHDLQLDFLTEKNRNQLQELHKNIVNQYKKYYKLNTPVLSQEDCMYWYNFLAYHMAGAQMQQELHDLMFSLDWIKAKTELVGPAHLIHEYVEYSSILDQKDSTVRENFQEFLSLNGHLLGRQPFPDIIQLGLCQPETSEVYQQAKLHAQRETGTFYLEWINKRSLKNLYRLVVRPHRDAVYHACFSKDRQRIASCGADKTLQSAWRGVSQLSRKLAISQPVTW; from the exons atgaagatgaaaataatgAGGGAGAggaatgcttttattttccaaacaatCAAGAGTCTAGTAGTTGCAAGATGTTCAG CAGGAAAGCAAAACTGGAGATCTGTCATTCTTGGGTCCTGCTTTCTTCATGAAAGCAAACTCTTAAG AAATATGGATGTCAAAAGTAGAAACTATTTGCTGATGAATCgtcaagcactggaaaatgACATCAAGACTTCTTATATCATGGATCGTATGATTGCTGATGAAGTGCTAACATtacaggaggaggagagagtgAAGCAGCAG aatacACGGAAGGAGCGAGCAGCTATGCTAATAAACATTATTCTTACAAAAGATAATAATTCATATAGATCCTTTTATAATGCACTGCTCCATGAAGGGTACAGAGATCTTGCTGCACTTCTCCAGGACGGCATCCCTGCTGTCTCATCTGGTAACAGAAAGAGTTCAATGGATGGAATGACTTCTTATG TGAAGACCATTCTCTGCGAAGGGGGTGTGCCACAGAGACCAGTTGTGTTTGTCACTCGACCAAAGCTCGTAGAtgctattaaaaagaaactgtaCTGCTTGGGAAGTGATCCAGGCTGGGTCACGGTTTATGGAATGGCAGGCTGTGGGAAGACTGTTTTGACAGCAGAAGCTTTAAGGGATCCTCAGCTCTTGGAAG ATTACTTTCCAGGAGGAGTTCACTGGATCTCTGTTGGGAAACAGGACAAAGCAGGGCTCCTCATAAAACTTCAGAATCTCTGTAGTAGATTGGAACATGAGTCCACTCTTTCACAAAGACCACCACTTAACATTGAGGAGGCTAAAGATCGTCTTCGTTTGCTGATGTTACGCAAATACCCCAG GTCTCTTTTGGTCCTGGATGACATTTGGGATTCCTGGGTGTTAAAAGCATTCGATAATCAATGTCAGGTACTCATCACGAGCAGGGACAGGAGTGTAACAGATGCTGTGGCTG GCATTAAATACGAGGTTCATGTGGAAAGTGGGCTAGCACATGAGAAAGGACTGGAGATTTTATCCCTATTTGTGAATATGAAAATATCAGAGCTTCCAGAACAAGCTAACTGTCTTGTAAGAGAATGCAAAG gTTCTCCTCTTGTGATATCCTTGATAGGTGCATTACTACGAGACTTCCCTAGCCGCTGGGAATACTAtctcaggcagctgcagaataAGCAgtttaaaagaataagaaaatctTCCTCGTATGATTACGAAGCCCTTGATGAAGCAATGTCCATAAGTGTTGAGCAACTGGATGACAATTACAAAGACTACTATAAAGACCTCTCTATCCTCCCAAAAGATGTTAAAGTACCTACTAAG gtTCTCTGTATTCTTTGGGATATGGAAACTGAAGAGGTTGAAGATATACTACAGGAATTTGTTAACAAATCACTGTTGTTCTGTGATCGGAATGGGAAGTCATTCCATTATTATTTACATGATCTTCAGCTTGACTTTCTCACAGAGAAGAATCGCAACCAGCTTCAG GAGCTACATAAAAACATAGTAAATCAGTACAAGAAATACTACAAGCTTAATACACCTGTTCTGTCTCAAGAGGATTGCATGTATTGGTATAACTTCCTAGCATATCACATGGCAGGTGCCCAAATGCAACAG GAGCTCCATGATCTTATGTTTTCTTTGGATTGGATTAAAGCTAAAACAGAATTGGTAGGGCCTGCTCATCTGATTCATGAATATGTAGAATATAGTTCAATCCTGGATCAAAAG GATAGCACAGTGCGTGAGAATTTCCAGgaatttctgtctttaaatgGGCACCTTCTTGGACGGCAGCCGTTTCCTGACATCATTCAGCTGGGTCTTTGCCAGCCAGAGACGTCAGAGGTGTATCAACAGGCCAAGCTGCATGCCCAAAGGGAaacaggaacattttatttagaGTGGAT AAATAAAAGATCCTTGAAAAATCTCTACCGTCTGGTTGTTCGTCCACACAGAGATGCAGTTTACCATGCCTGCTTTTCTAAGGATAGACAAAGAATAGCATCATGTGGAGCTGATAAAACACTTCAG TCTGCCTGGAGGGGAGTCAGCCAGCTCTCAAGAAAACTAGCAATCAGCCAGCCAGTAACCTGGTAA